The Chryseobacterium sp. G0186 genome includes the window CCAACTCACTTCCAACTCCGGCACAATACGGAACCTGGAAAGGAGAAAAGAAATAAGAATAGAAAAAGTCTGCAACTCTGCAGACTTTTTTATTTATACAAATCCCATATGGGTAATTTCATCATGATCTTTTTTCAGAGCTACAAAGTGGAGGAGATGATCCTCATCCGGAAACTGGGTTTTTAAAGTTGGGGGGGTATGATGATTCAGTAAAACTTCCTCTTCCGCATATACTGATCCGAAGTCATTCGAATCCATTTTTATGGTAACAACTATGACTTTTTTAGCTTCAACGTTTTCATTGATCAAAAGAATCTGATTCTTTATTTCAACCTCTGCCCTTATATTTTGTATTTCACCAAACTGAAATTCCTTAAGAAGTTTTTTTCCCTGTTCAGTTTGCCATCCAATTTCAACTGTTCGTTTTCCTCTTTCAGAAACAGTATCCAAATCCTTTATTTCTGTCATCAGTTTCGCAAACTTCTGGTAGAGGAGGGGATCTCCTGCTTTTTTGATGTAAAGGTCCAGACAACCTCGTATCATTTTTCCCATTTTGGAACAATGCCCAAATTCAGAACTGTTTTGCCTTACCTTTTCATAGGAAGGGTTCTTCTTAAAAGCCGTTTTGTTGAAGCCGCTTTTCTTCCGAACCACATTTTTTCCATTCAGATTATAAAAAACCAGGTCACCTACAGTTCCGGTGATCTTGATGATACTTTCATATGTTGCCATATTGTCAAAATTGAACTCAAAGATAGCAATAAATAATCTAAATCAAAATTTTAACATATATTTATCATATAGTTGTAGTATAGTTTTATTATAATTAAAATATAAAATGTATATTTGTATATCAATAGTTAATTGGGTAAAAATCAGAGGAGTATGAGAATGGAATTATTTGAAAATAAAATAAGAATAAAGCAGCTATCCATTTTAATGATTGTATCTGCTTTTGTAGTATCCTGCGGGAGTTCAAAGAATGTTTCTTCCCATAAAAAATCGGGAAGTAAAACCGTTGTGAAATCTGAAAACCTTAGAAAACTGGATTCCAAATTTGATGGTAAAGTTCCAAGGTCTACCAGCGATATTTTGAAAGATGCCGAAAAATACATTGGTACCCCCTATAAGTTTGGAGGAAATACATCCTCTGGTTTCGACTGTTCCGGATTTACGGTAAAAGTATTTGAAGAAAATTCATTCAACCTTCCCAGAAGATCTACCGATCAGGCAGAAGCCGGAAAAAACATTGATATTACTGATGTAAAACCAGGAGATTTACTGTTTTTTGCTACAGCAGGAGGAAGTAGAGTTTCCCATGTGGGAATTGTTCATGATATTGGACCGGATGGAGAAGTTAAATTTATTCATGCATCCACATCTAAAGGTGTTATTATTTCATCATTAAACGAAAAATACTGGAATAAGGCCTATCTTCATGCCCAGCGTGTTTTATAATTATACTTTCCCAACAACAATAAACTCTGATGGAGAACCGGACCTTTGCTTTTGTTAAAACAGATAAAAAACTTGTAAAGCTTTTCTATAAAGATATCAATGTGATCAAAGGCTTAGGAAACTATGTGGAGGTTCACACCATGGCCGGGAAAAGATATATCTACTACAGAACACTCAAGGACCTTATTGAAAGCTTACCCGACGAATTTATGCGGGTACATAATTCTTATATCGTCAATCTGATTAATATTGAATCCTTTGAAGATAATCAGCTTTTATGTGGAGACATCAAGATAACGGTGGCCAAAAGTTATAAAGATTGCCTTACCAATGCACTTAGTAAAATGATGCTGTAACAATAATCTACATTCATAAAACATTCATATACATCATATTTCTGCAGCTATACATAAAAAAGTTTTTATTCAATTTTTCTTGTTCTAGTTTTACCAAAAACTTATCAAAATGAATAAAGACGAAGCACTTCATTATATCAAAACAAACAACCTCATCGGAATAAAAGCGGGAACAGACAGACCTGATTTTCTGGAAATATGGATGGTAGTTGTCCGGGATAGAATATTTGCAAGATCATGGGGGCTTGCCGAGCGAAGTTGGTATCACACTTTTTTAAAAGACTCAAATGGATACATTCAATGTGGAAGCATAATCTATAATATAAAAGCTGTAATTCCTGATGACAATCGGGAGCTTATGGAAGAAATTAATCAAGCCTATCTGACAAAATACAATACCGGTCATAACAGGAAATATTCGAAAGGGATTATCCAGGAAAAACATATCGAAAGAACAATGGAGTTGATCATCTGTGATTAGATGGAGCGACCTGGTTGTTTAATTTATTAGAAAACTGACTTGGGATTGTTAAATAATTCAATAGGTATGGGCTTTAGCCAGTTTTCCTGTAAATGAAACATTTCATAGGCTTTGCCCAAAACCTAATGAATATGGTGTTTTTTTGAAATTATCCCTCCAACTGTATTTTCTGGTGAAATAGCTTTGCAATAGCATTGCATTACAAAACAACTGAAATTTGCCAAAAACTTTATTCCATGGTAGATTTTATCCGATATTTTATTCCTCTTTACTTCATTCTGTTCTTTCTGGTCTCATTGGTAGGAGTCAGTTTTACTGTTGCGCAGAGAATTGGTAAAAACCCTAATGTTCTTCCCGGTGACGATTCTGCGTATGGACTTATCGGGTTGTATTTTAAGCTGACTTTATTTTTCCTGTTGATCTATACCCTATTGTTGTTTATATTTCCTGATATTATAGAGAGTACCTTTAGAATAAACTTGATGAATATTCCTGTGTTTCAATATTCCGGGATCGTTCTGATGATGATTGCTTTTATCTGGGTTTTTATAGCGCAATGGCAAATGAAAGATTCCTGGCGTATCGGGATAGATCATGATGCAAAGACAGAACTTGTAACCCAGGGTTTGTTTAGGTTTTCAAGAAACCCTATATTTTTCGGAATGACCGTGAGTCTTATCGGTTTTTTTCTGGCTTTTCCCACAATTATTGCCTTACTATTTTTACTGGTTGGGAGTATTTTAATGCAAATTCAGATCAGGCTTGAAGAAGAGTTTTTACTGAACCAGCACGGACAAATATATACTGCTTATAAAAAGAGGGTGGGACGCATGCTGAGACTTTATGAAAAGCATTAGGTTTAAAACTGTTTTGCTGAACTTTTTTGTATCTTTGGCCGGTATAATTTTTCAAACTAATTTAAATAAGAAACATGTCGTTACAACAAACTATTGAAAATATTTGGGATAATAGAGATCTATTACAGAATGAAGACAGCAAGAAAGCGATCAGAGAAGTTATTTCTTTATTAGATTCAGGAGAACTTCGTGTAGCTGAACCTACAGAAAACGGATGGCAGGTAAATGAATGGGTAAAGAAAGCAGTAGTAATGTATTTCCCGATTCAGAAGATGGAAACTATTGAAGTAGGTCCATTTGAATTTCATGACAAGATTCCTTTGAAGAAAAATTATGCAGAAAAAGGAGTAAGAGTAGTTCCTCATGCCATTGCAAGAGAGGGTTCATTCGTGGCTTCAGGAGTAATTTTGATGCCATCTTACGTAAACATTGGTGCTTATGTAGATTCAGGAACCATGGTAGATACGTGGGCAACAGTTGGAAGCTGTGCTCAAATCGGTAAAAACGTTCACCTGAGTGGTGGTGTAGGTATCGGTGGAGTATTGGAACCATTACAGGCTGCTCCGGTAATTATTGAAGATGACTGTTTCATTGGTTCAAGATGTATCGTTGTAGAAGGAGTTCATGTAGAAAAAGAAGCCGTATTGGGTGCTAATGTTGTATTGACAGCTTCTACCAAAATTATTGATGTAACAGGAGAGACTCCAATTGAAATTAAAGGGAGAGTTCCTGCACGTTCTGTAGTAATTCCTGGAAGCTATACAAAGCAATATCCGGCAGGAGAATACCAGGTTCCATGTGCATTGATCATCGGTCAGAGAAAGGAATCTACAGATAAGAAAACATCTCTGAATGACGCATTGAGAGATAATAATGTAGCTGTTTAAGATTTAATTTTTAAGCTAATACCACACCATCTTGAAAGAGAAATTTCTTAAAATACTATTAAACCCTAAATATATATTTGGGGTTTATCTTATTATATCGGTTGTTACCGCAATTTCCAAATATCTTAGAGGAGATTATGCGATCAATAATTATCTGATCTTTAAAAATGTGTTCTTTAATACCATTCATCAGAAAAGCCTATTTATCCATTATCCTGACCTCTACTTTGACTTGAATCATTACGGTGTATTTTTCAGTGCATTGATTGCCCCGTTTGCCATGATGCCAGACTGGTTGGGGATTTCCCTGTGGAATGTTGCCAATACCTTTATCTTTATTTATGGAATTTATAAACTGCCTTTTTCAGATTCAAAAAAAGCGATTTTTGGATTGCTTTGTCTTCAGGAATACATCACAGCAGCCTTAAGTTTACAGTTTAATGTAGCACTGACGGGGCTTTTACTGTTATCAGCAGTGTATATCTATGAAAGAAAGGAGGTAAAGTCAGTAACTGCAATTTTAGTAGGAATATTTGTGAAAATCTATGGAATTGTAGGTCTTACCCAGTTTTTCTTTATTAAAAACAAGACTAAATTTATTCTTTCGGGGGTTGTTATTGCGGCTGTGTTTTTTGCACTTCCTATGGTGTATTCAAGCCCGAAGTTTGTCATTCAATGCTATTCAGACTGGTTTCAGTCTATTGTAGAGAAAAACAGTGAAAACCAGGTTCTTGGAAATATGCAGGATATCTCATTGATGGGCTTTGTCAGAAGAGTTTTAGGAGATGCATCCATTTCAAACTTGGTGTTTTTAGCATTTGGATTACCCCTTTTTGCTTTACCTTACATTAGAATTAAGCAATACAAACATTATGCTTTCCAATTAATGATTTTAGCTTCAACATTGCTGTTTTTAGTATTGTTTAGCTCCAGTTCAGAATCTCCAACGTATATTATTGCGGTGGTAGGAGTTTTAATCTGGTTTTTCCTGCAAAAGGAAAGAACGCCGTTCATTATCGGATTGCTTGTTTTTGTTATTATTTTTACATGTTTTTCAACTTCGGATCTATTTCCGAAATTTGTAAAAGAAAATTATATTATAAAATACTCCTTAAAGGCCGTACCTTGCATTGTCATTTGGTTTAGGGTAACCTATGAACTTTTAACCAAGGATTTTGATAAAAATTACAGCCTGAATTAATAAATATGAAGAAAATTTCAATTGTAATTCCCGCCTACAACGAAGAAGGAAATGTAGCCATGATTCATCAGAAAATCAAGGCGGTTTTTGACGGGTTAAGCAACTATGACTTTGAAATCATATTTGTAAACGATGGAAGCAGGGACAATACCCAGCAAAAACTTGAAGAACTTTCAAGTACCTATGATGAAGTTAGATTCATCGAATTCTCAAGAAACTTTGGTCACCAACCTGCTGTAAAGGCCGGGATGGATAACGCTCAGGGAAATGCTGTCATTTCAATGGACGGAGATCTTCAGCATCCGCCGGAACTTATTCCGGAAATGATCAAAAAATGGGAAGAAGGATACGATGTGGTCTTTACGGTAAGAACCTATCCTAAGGAAATTTCCCTTTTTAAAAGAAAAACATCCGACCTTTTTTATAAACTTTTATCAAGTCTGT containing:
- a CDS encoding glycosyltransferase family 87 protein — protein: MKEKFLKILLNPKYIFGVYLIISVVTAISKYLRGDYAINNYLIFKNVFFNTIHQKSLFIHYPDLYFDLNHYGVFFSALIAPFAMMPDWLGISLWNVANTFIFIYGIYKLPFSDSKKAIFGLLCLQEYITAALSLQFNVALTGLLLLSAVYIYERKEVKSVTAILVGIFVKIYGIVGLTQFFFIKNKTKFILSGVVIAAVFFALPMVYSSPKFVIQCYSDWFQSIVEKNSENQVLGNMQDISLMGFVRRVLGDASISNLVFLAFGLPLFALPYIRIKQYKHYAFQLMILASTLLFLVLFSSSSESPTYIIAVVGVLIWFFLQKERTPFIIGLLVFVIIFTCFSTSDLFPKFVKENYIIKYSLKAVPCIVIWFRVTYELLTKDFDKNYSLN
- a CDS encoding 2,3,4,5-tetrahydropyridine-2,6-dicarboxylate N-succinyltransferase, whose amino-acid sequence is MSLQQTIENIWDNRDLLQNEDSKKAIREVISLLDSGELRVAEPTENGWQVNEWVKKAVVMYFPIQKMETIEVGPFEFHDKIPLKKNYAEKGVRVVPHAIAREGSFVASGVILMPSYVNIGAYVDSGTMVDTWATVGSCAQIGKNVHLSGGVGIGGVLEPLQAAPVIIEDDCFIGSRCIVVEGVHVEKEAVLGANVVLTASTKIIDVTGETPIEIKGRVPARSVVIPGSYTKQYPAGEYQVPCALIIGQRKESTDKKTSLNDALRDNNVAV
- a CDS encoding DUF2255 family protein encodes the protein MNKDEALHYIKTNNLIGIKAGTDRPDFLEIWMVVVRDRIFARSWGLAERSWYHTFLKDSNGYIQCGSIIYNIKAVIPDDNRELMEEINQAYLTKYNTGHNRKYSKGIIQEKHIERTMELIICD
- a CDS encoding C40 family peptidase codes for the protein MRMELFENKIRIKQLSILMIVSAFVVSCGSSKNVSSHKKSGSKTVVKSENLRKLDSKFDGKVPRSTSDILKDAEKYIGTPYKFGGNTSSGFDCSGFTVKVFEENSFNLPRRSTDQAEAGKNIDITDVKPGDLLFFATAGGSRVSHVGIVHDIGPDGEVKFIHASTSKGVIISSLNEKYWNKAYLHAQRVL
- a CDS encoding methyltransferase family protein, coding for MVDFIRYFIPLYFILFFLVSLVGVSFTVAQRIGKNPNVLPGDDSAYGLIGLYFKLTLFFLLIYTLLLFIFPDIIESTFRINLMNIPVFQYSGIVLMMIAFIWVFIAQWQMKDSWRIGIDHDAKTELVTQGLFRFSRNPIFFGMTVSLIGFFLAFPTIIALLFLLVGSILMQIQIRLEEEFLLNQHGQIYTAYKKRVGRMLRLYEKH
- a CDS encoding LytR/AlgR family response regulator transcription factor, which translates into the protein MENRTFAFVKTDKKLVKLFYKDINVIKGLGNYVEVHTMAGKRYIYYRTLKDLIESLPDEFMRVHNSYIVNLINIESFEDNQLLCGDIKITVAKSYKDCLTNALSKMML